TTGAAGTTTGTGAGCATTCCATGCAGGAGACCTTCTTTTATATTCATTTACATCTTCATCTGCTGTTTTTCCAATATGATAATCTGCAGAAAATAATTTTCTGTACTCATCGTCTTTATAGCCCATGCGAGCAATCAAATCGCTTACAGGCACTCCAGCAAAGCATACTTTATAATTTTCTGGATGATTAAATACACACATTAAAGCAATTAAACCTCCATGACTCCAACCAACAATTCCAACACGATTAGCATCAACAAATTCATAATTATCAATCATAAATTGTCTACTTGCATCAACATCTTCAATTTCAAGTCCACCATAATCAATTTTTTCATAAAAAGATTTTCCATAACCTGTACTACCACGATAATCAGCTGCAACAACAATATATTTCTGATACATTAATTCACGAATTATATGAGTATAATATGTAGTAAAATTTGCATGAACTCCACCATGAGGCAATACTATTAATGGATATTTTTTTGAATAATCAATTCCTTTTGGAATAAAAACATAAGCCCAGAATTTTACTGGATTGCCTGCTCCCTGAGCAGTTGGATTTTTTTCTTTTGCTAAAGGAGGACCCGTAAGATAAACTTTATCTATAAAAGCAACGTCACCCACTTTATGATACCAGAGTATGTCATCAATTTGTTTTTCTAATAAATCTAATCTATGATTAAAAATATCCTTAGATTTTTTTAATTCACTGATCTCTTTTTGTAGTAATTCAAAATTTTGTGAGAAGGTAATTGCAGGCAATAAAATAAATATTAAGGCTAAAAATCTTACGGAGCTTTTCATTTTTAAATCCTAATATTTAATAAATTTTATTTCATATTTGTGCAAAGTAATATAAATAGAGATAAATAATAGGGGCACTAAATATTAGTGAATCAAAACGATCGAATATACCACCATGACCAGGAACAATTGATGATGAATCTTTAACATTTGCATCACGTTTAATCATACTTTCAACAAAATCGCCAGCCTGACCAAATATTCCAATTATTAAACCAACAACTATTGCGTTACCTGTAGTTATGAGATCAAGAAAAAATGATTTTGCTACAATCATTGTCAAAATAGAAAAAATAAAACCTGCAAGAGCTCCTTCCCAGCTTTTGTTTGGACTAATACGAGGAAACATTTTATGTTTACCAAATGCACTCCCTATAAAGTATGCAGCAGTATCGCATATCCATATAGAAGCTAATATTGATATAATTAAATAACCACCTTGATCATAATTAAATAATGTTTCTCTGTAAAATTCTCTAATTTTTTCTATTGAAGCAGAAAAAAATCCAATATAAAAAACACCTATTAAAGTTGCTCCTAAATTTGCTATTGGTGATTCTTTCTTTCTAAAAAGCTCTGTGAGTAAAATTAAAGCAACAATAATCAAAAATAAAAACTCATCTTCAATAAAATTCCAGTAACTATTTAGAATTATTGCAAAAACAGAAATACCACCAACAAATAAATTTGGATAAATTCTTTTCTTTTTTAAAATGTTTACAAATTCAAAAAATGAAAGTAATCCCACAAAAAAAACAAAAACTAAAAAAGGAAATTTACCAGCCATTGCAAGAATAATTATTAAAGGAATTCCAAAAAGAGCAACTATGATTCTTGTGGAGAGATTACTCATTTTCACCATTTTCAGCTCCCCCGCTATTTGAATTTCTATTATTAATATCAGTTATTATTTCAAGAGCATTTTCCTGGTCTGTTTTTTTAACAAGAAGTTTTATGAGGGATAAATTTCCTACTGCAGGAAAATTTTTATCTTTCTGCGATAGGATTAATGTTTCAATATCTGCACTTTCAAGATTTGTCTTAAGCATTTCAGCTTCATAATATTCTGAACATATATACACAACTATCCAATCTGATGGATGAACAAGATTACCTTCAAAATCTTCTTGAGGTATTAATTGAGTACCACAATCAGGACAAACTTTAATACCATCTATATACTCATACTCACAATTTGGACAAATCATTCTCCCTCCTGTTTCACTGTTTGAAATTTTTGATAATTCTTGATTACATAATAAATAAAAGATATAAACAAGATAGACAATAAAACAAAACTTACAAGATTAGGTATTATTTCACCTTCAGGTTTAACTTTGGAACTTATTAAATCTTCGCTTCCAAAAACAAAAAAAGCAGTAATAGCTAAAAAATTATTCGTGAAATGAAGTATCATTGGAATAAAGATTGAATTACTCATATACGCAGAAAATCCTAAATAAGTACCGAGTAATATCAGTGGGATCAATCCATATGGATTAAAATGATATATACTAAAAAAAACAGCTGTTAATAGTGCACTCCAGAAGGGCTTAAATTTATATTCAAAACTTGATTGAACATAGCCTCTGAAAAAAACTTCTTCGCAGACTGCTGGAACTACAGCTACAATTAAGATTATGAACAATCCTTCAATAAATGAATGTGCAATTATCAAATTAGTATAAGTTGATTCTAAAAGTTTATCCAGCTGATCTATAACATTTTTTATTGATTTTATTAAATAGTTGTTTTCTGCAATTTTTTCTATCAAATAATTTTGAACATATAAAAAATTCTGAAGTAATGGAATTAAAAGTATTAGACCTATTACAAAAACAAGTATTTCTTTTTTTGAAGGAAATCTTATACGCAATATAGATGTAACATCAACATAAATATATTTACTGAGAAGAAGAGATGGAACAAGAATTAAAAGAATTTGTCCTCCCATAGTAAGAAGTCTAACAGCATTAATATCAGCTTTTTCAAAATCAAGTCCAAAAATCAATAAAGTTAATATAGCACCACCGAATTGATATAAAACAAACACCAAAGCTAAACCAAGAAATGCTGCTGTTACTGGAGTAATGTTTATTACTGGTTTTTCTAATTCAGGTTTTTGTGAATTGTATTCATCATTCATATCATTACACTATTATTTTGAAATTAGAATTTTCTCTCTTATAAATTAAGAATAAATTATCAATTTATTAGAATAAAAAATGCATTTAAATATGTGTTTTACAATTCTTAGAAAAACAAATTCTTATAAAAAATTTTCTATAACTTGAATTATTTTTTATTTAATTTTAGCAATCATTCTTCATTCCATAATTTAGGAGGAGTATATTTAATGGGAACAAATAATAACCAGCAATTACCTGATGCAACTCCGGTCGAACCGGAAGAAATCGAATTAAATCATACTGATAAGTTAGTGGGGGTATTTACAGAACCTATAAATACTTTCTCCAAAATAAGTGTTTTAGGTTCAAAGGTTAGTGATTGGTTAATTCCTTTATTTATTTTCATAATAGCTGCTATTCTATCAAACATTTTAATGATGAGTAATCCAGTAATTAAAGCTTCAGTAATTCAAAAACAGATGGAACAATTTGAAAAAAATCTTAACAATGCCGTAGAAAAAGGTCAGATGACAGAATCTCAAAAAGAAGCTCAACTCGAAACAATTCGTGAAAGAATGGAAAGAGGGGGAATTGCAAATTATATTATCAATGCAATTGGAATTACAATTATTACTTTTATTACCTTTTTTATAGTATCAGGAGTTTTTTACTTATTTGTAAAATTAATTTTAAAGGGGAATGGAACATACAAAGATGCTATGACATCTTATGGATTACCATATTATGTTTTAATTATTCAGATAATTGTAATGGTAATATTAGCATTTGCAACTGATAAATTTTATACATCTACCAGCGTGGGTGCATTTATTGAAACAGAGAGATCATCAATTTCACATTTCATACTTTCTAAACTTGATATTTTTTCAATCTGGTTTTATGCACTCGTAAGTATTGGCTTCGGAAAAATGTTTAAATCGGAATCATTAGGAAAGTATTTTATTTTAATATATTGTCTGTGGATTGGCTTTGGGTTACTTTTCTTCTTTTTAGCTAAAGCAGTACCTTTCCTTAGTTCTCTTAGTATGTAAATAAAATAATAAATATGTGCTCTTTGTAACTAACAAACCTAAAACTACAAAGAGCACATTATATTATACTCTGAGGATCAATATCGATTATTAATTTTACATCTTTAAATTTTGATTTCTGATTAAATTCAATATACGAGTTCAAAATAGCATTTCTAAGAAGTTTTCCTGAAGGATCTGTTTTCTTAAAACTCTTTATTAAAATCTGGTATCGATAGAAACCTTTTAATTTATAAATTACTGCTTCGGTAGGTGGAGATATTTTTAATCCCTTTTCATATTTTTTCAAATAACTTGCAAATTCTGTAATTGCTGCTTTTGCCCGATTTTCATTTTGATCTTTTATTTCAATCAAACCTAATCTTGTAAAAGGTGGATATTCTCCTTTTTGTCTAAGCTGAATTTCTTTTTCATAAAATCCTTTATAATCATTTTGTATAACTTTTTGGAGAACAAAATTTTTTGAATTTTGTGTTTGAATTATTACTTCACCTTGCTTTTCACTTCTACCTGCTCTTCCTGCAACCTGAGTTAATAATTGAAAAGTTCTTTCATCTGCTCTAAAATCTGGAAGCCATAGAGTTGTTTCTGCAGAAATTACTCCTACAAGAGTTACATTAGAAAAATCCAATCCTTTCGATACCATTTGTGTACCAACCAGCATATTAATTTCACCTTTCCTGAAACTATTAAGTATCTCACCAAGTTTTCCTTTTTTATCAATTGCATCAGAATCTACTCTTTCTATTTTTAATTCAGGAAAATAAAATGCGAGTTCATCTTCTACACGCTGAGTTCCAGTACCAAAAAATTTTAATGATAAAGAACCACAAACAGGACAGGCTTTTGGAACAGGGAGTTCTATTCCACAATAATGGCATTTTAATATATTTTTATTAATATGATGAACCATCGACACTGAACAATCTGGACATAAAATTACTTCACCACAATCATTACAATAAACTTGCGTTGCAAATCCTCTCCGATTTTGTAAAATAATTATACTTTCTTTTTTTGAAATTCTATTATTTATTTCATCAAGAAGTGTTTTTGAAAATATACTCTCCATTCTTTTCTTCTTTTGTTCAATTCCAATATCCACTAACTTTATAATTGGAAGTTGTGCTTTATCTATTCTTTGAGGTAATTCCAGCAAATGATATTTGCCATTTAGAGCATTATACATACTTTCAACTGAAGGTGTAGCTGAGCCTAATATTATTGGACAATTATTAAATTTTGCTCTCATAATTGCAGCATCTCTGGCGTGATATTTAGGAGAAATATCCTGTTGTTTATAACTCTGATCGTGTTCTTCATCAACCACAATCAAACCAATATTTTTTAATGGAGCAAATAATGCAGAACGGGGTCCAATCACAATTTTGTACTTTTCAGAAATTATACCTCGCCAGGTATCATATCTTTCTCCAAGAGACATTTTACTATGAAATACTGCGACATTATTGCCAAAATAATTTATAAATCTTGAAGTTATTTGAGGTGTTAAAGAAATTTCTGGAACAAGTATTATCACACTCTTTCCTTTAGCAACAGCTCTTTTTGCTAATTCGATATAAATTTGTGTTTTACCACTTCCTGTAATGCCATATAATAAAAATGTTTCGAATTTATCCTGTTCCAATGCTTCAGAAATTCTATTGATTACATTTTGTTGAGTCTCTGTTAATGTAATTTCTTTTATCTCTTCCTGATAAGTTTCTTTATATGTTCTCTCCACTTCTTTTTCATAAATTTCAACTAAACCTTTTTTTACAAGACTTTCTACTGAAGCTGAACTTGTTTTTGTTTTTTTCAAAAGTTCACTCAATAAAACTTCATCTCTGGATGATATCAATTCAAGTAAAATCACAACTTGTTTAGGAGATTTTTTTTCTAACTCTGGAAAGTACTCATAAATTTCATCAATACTTTTTTTCAATTTTACACATTTTACTTTTTTTACTTTAACTTTTGCACCTTCCAGCTCATTCAGTATGGATACAGCTCCTAATTTTTCAAGATTTCTAAGTAATGTATATAGATTTTTATTCTTAAGTTCTTTTTGAAGTTGTGAAATTTTTATTACTTCTTTTTGTGATAATATGTTTAATAGTTTTGCTTTAATTGAGTTTTGCTTTTTTTCTTTTGTGAGAAGTTCAGCACAATAATCTCTATCTGCAACTACTATTCGTTTAGATTCTACTTCGGTACCATAAGGGATGGAATTTTTAAGTGCTTCTCCTAATGAACTTATGTAATATTCAGAAATCCACTCATAAAATTTCAATGAATTCTCATCAAACACTGGATAATCATCCAGCACATCTCTAATAGATTTAATTTTATCTTTTAATTCTGTTGTTTGATTTATTCCTATTACAAATCCTGTAAGAATTCTTTTCCCGAAAGGAACAACAACACGAACACCTACTTTAACTAAATCCACAAACTCTTCAGGTATTGAATAAGTAAATGCATTTCGAAAAGGTAAAGGGAATACTACTTGAGCATACATTTTATTGGCATTTATTTTAATTATTTATTTACAATTTAATGAAACTGATTTATCCTGCAAAAATATTAAGAAAATATCTTTATCTTTGAACAATCATAAAGGCTTTCTTATGAAAAGAATTATATTATTAACAATCGCATCTTCATTATTTTTTTTAAGTTGTTCAAAAAAAGAATCCAGTCCAACCGAAACTCTAATCAATACACAATTAACAGGAATAGTTAGTGATTTATATGGTAATCCAATAGAAGGTGTTAAAATAACTACAGAGCCAGAAACTTTTGTGTCCATTACAAATCAATATGGAAAATTTGAATTTAATAATATCAACGCAGGCATTTATAAAATATTTGCAGAAAAAGATGGTTATTTAAAAAACACAACAACTGCCATAGTAAAATACAATGACACTACAACAATTCAAATTACATTAAAAATGTTGATTTCAATTTCAGGAAAAGTAATTGATGAGAATTCAAGTGAAGGGATTGAAGGAGCTTCAATACAAATTGAAAATTATACAAAAAAAATCACAACTGGATCTGGCGGAATATTTCATTTCGATAATGTTCCTTCAGGTAATAATATTTTTCTTGTAATAAAAGAAGGTTACTCAATAAAAAAGGAGGTAATTTTTTTAGATCCACAAAAAACTTCTGGCTATGAAATAAAAATGAATAAGCTTACAGAACTACAAATGATTTATGTAGCTGGCGGAAATTTTATAATGGGCGATACATTCGGAGATGGAAATTTCAATGAAAAGCCAGCTCATAATGTTTCATTAAATTCATTTTATATATCAAAATATGAAATAACACAACGAAACTGGCTCGAAACAATGGGAAACAATCCATCTAAATTCTGGAATGAAGAAAATCCTGTAGAATCAATTTCTTGGAATGATGCAATTGAATTCTGCAACCAGCGAAGTTTTCTTGAAGGTCTTCAGCAGTGTTACAAATATGAAGAAGGAAAAATAGTGTGTGACTTCAATGCCAACGGTTATCGTCTTCCAACTGAAGCTGAATGGGAATTTGCAGCTCGTGGAGGTTTATTGAGCGGAAATACTAAATACAGCGGCAGTTCTAATATCTCTGATGTAGCCTGGTATTATAATAATTCTGGTAATAGTCCACATCCAGTGGGATTAAAAATTCCAAATGAACTGGGCATTCACGATATGAGTGGAAATGTCTGGGAATTTTGCTGGGATTATTATGATGAAAACTATTACTCTAATTCTCCTTCTACTAATCCAGCTGGACCTTCATCTGGCACTTCACATATATTAAGAGGTGGGAGCTGGACAGATGATGCATTTTTCAATAGAGTTTATTACAGAAATTATTATGAAGTATTTGCAAGAGGTTCAAATGTTGGATTGCGTGTTGTGAGAAGTGGAAAATAAAATTTTATTCTTTACAGAACATATTTCTGAATTCTTCATTCAAATTTTTTAATTCTTGTATTCTTCGTTCTTCTTCGTCAATAATGTCATTATTATTTATCATATTATAAAATTCTTTTGAAGTCATATAATTGCATCCATTGACTTTAGCATATTCCTGCAGAGATAAATCTGATGTTATGATAGTCAACAATCTTTTTGATTTTGCGTTATCTATTTCTTTTCTAATCAATTCATCAGCCTGTCTATTTTTCGAATAATAAATTTTACCTTTTACCAATCTTAAAGGAATATTCTCAAAACCATCAAAATGCAATGATACTGTAAATTTTTTATTCGAAAAATAATTATTCAAAATAACCACCAGATCTTCTCGACTTCTTAGTTTATCCTTTTTGTGTTGTTCATTTAATTCTGGTATACTTCCTATTAAATTATTCCCATCAATAATATAATGATTCATAATTTTTGAATTTTAAACTCATATGAATTTACAATAATTCATTTAAAATGGGAACAAGAAAGTAATAATTATTTTTTTACTTCTTTGCTGGAATTATTAATATTGCAGTAGTAAAAAAAGAATTATTAGTATGAAATATTTTTCACTCTTATTAATTATACTATTCATTTCTGGATGTACAAAAGAAGTTCCAGAAACAGAAAAAAGAATTTCAAAAACTGTTGAAGAAGAAGCTATCCAAAAATTAATTGAACATTTCTATACAGCTTATAATTCTGGCGATATTGAAACAGCCGTTACTTTGATCGATGAACATTATAAAGGTATGGCTCCAGATTCAGAAGATGTAAATGGAGTGGATAATTTAACTAATGAACTTTATCAGTTTAAAAACGAGTATCCAGAAGGCAAATGGGAAATAAAAATTGAAGAGTTAACAGTAGAAAATAATTTAGCTTATGTAATTATAAATGGTTCTTTCTTAATGCCAGATCCTATAGAAAAAAAGATGAATCCAATTTATTCAGAAAGGAGCATTAAGATTCTTAAGAAAGAAAAAAATGAAGGCTGGAAAATTTATAGATCCATAAGTTTACCTACTTTTACTTACAATTAAATTGCCATTCAATTCTTACACAAGTTTTTTATATCGATAATTTAGTTACACTTTCATATTAGTCAATATTCTACGAAAATTTTAGCACTACTGTTTTATCTTATTGCAAAC
This is a stretch of genomic DNA from Rosettibacter firmus. It encodes these proteins:
- a CDS encoding alpha/beta hydrolase family protein, which translates into the protein MKSSVRFLALIFILLPAITFSQNFELLQKEISELKKSKDIFNHRLDLLEKQIDDILWYHKVGDVAFIDKVYLTGPPLAKEKNPTAQGAGNPVKFWAYVFIPKGIDYSKKYPLIVLPHGGVHANFTTYYTHIIRELMYQKYIVVAADYRGSTGYGKSFYEKIDYGGLEIEDVDASRQFMIDNYEFVDANRVGIVGWSHGGLIALMCVFNHPENYKVCFAGVPVSDLIARMGYKDDEYRKLFSADYHIGKTADEDVNEYKRRSPAWNAHKLQTPLLIHTNTNDEDVNVLEVEHLIKSLKAENKKFEYEIFQNLSGGHSFDRMDTKTAREIRVKIYKFLDKYLNPSVKINNIQDINKAAYR
- a CDS encoding phosphatidate cytidylyltransferase, encoding MVKMSNLSTRIIVALFGIPLIIILAMAGKFPFLVFVFFVGLLSFFEFVNILKKKRIYPNLFVGGISVFAIILNSYWNFIEDEFLFLIIVALILLTELFRKKESPIANLGATLIGVFYIGFFSASIEKIREFYRETLFNYDQGGYLIISILASIWICDTAAYFIGSAFGKHKMFPRISPNKSWEGALAGFIFSILTMIVAKSFFLDLITTGNAIVVGLIIGIFGQAGDFVESMIKRDANVKDSSSIVPGHGGIFDRFDSLIFSAPIIYLYLYYFAQI
- a CDS encoding putative signal transducing protein, whose amino-acid sequence is MICPNCEYEYIDGIKVCPDCGTQLIPQEDFEGNLVHPSDWIVVYICSEYYEAEMLKTNLESADIETLILSQKDKNFPAVGNLSLIKLLVKKTDQENALEIITDINNRNSNSGGAENGENE
- a CDS encoding CPBP family intramembrane glutamic endopeptidase, with the protein product MNDEYNSQKPELEKPVINITPVTAAFLGLALVFVLYQFGGAILTLLIFGLDFEKADINAVRLLTMGGQILLILVPSLLLSKYIYVDVTSILRIRFPSKKEILVFVIGLILLIPLLQNFLYVQNYLIEKIAENNYLIKSIKNVIDQLDKLLESTYTNLIIAHSFIEGLFIILIVAVVPAVCEEVFFRGYVQSSFEYKFKPFWSALLTAVFFSIYHFNPYGLIPLILLGTYLGFSAYMSNSIFIPMILHFTNNFLAITAFFVFGSEDLISSKVKPEGEIIPNLVSFVLLSILFISFIYYVIKNYQKFQTVKQEGE
- a CDS encoding YIP1 family protein, whose translation is MGTNNNQQLPDATPVEPEEIELNHTDKLVGVFTEPINTFSKISVLGSKVSDWLIPLFIFIIAAILSNILMMSNPVIKASVIQKQMEQFEKNLNNAVEKGQMTESQKEAQLETIRERMERGGIANYIINAIGITIITFITFFIVSGVFYLFVKLILKGNGTYKDAMTSYGLPYYVLIIQIIVMVILAFATDKFYTSTSVGAFIETERSSISHFILSKLDIFSIWFYALVSIGFGKMFKSESLGKYFILIYCLWIGFGLLFFFLAKAVPFLSSLSM
- the priA gene encoding primosomal protein N', which gives rise to MYAQVVFPLPFRNAFTYSIPEEFVDLVKVGVRVVVPFGKRILTGFVIGINQTTELKDKIKSIRDVLDDYPVFDENSLKFYEWISEYYISSLGEALKNSIPYGTEVESKRIVVADRDYCAELLTKEKKQNSIKAKLLNILSQKEVIKISQLQKELKNKNLYTLLRNLEKLGAVSILNELEGAKVKVKKVKCVKLKKSIDEIYEYFPELEKKSPKQVVILLELISSRDEVLLSELLKKTKTSSASVESLVKKGLVEIYEKEVERTYKETYQEEIKEITLTETQQNVINRISEALEQDKFETFLLYGITGSGKTQIYIELAKRAVAKGKSVIILVPEISLTPQITSRFINYFGNNVAVFHSKMSLGERYDTWRGIISEKYKIVIGPRSALFAPLKNIGLIVVDEEHDQSYKQQDISPKYHARDAAIMRAKFNNCPIILGSATPSVESMYNALNGKYHLLELPQRIDKAQLPIIKLVDIGIEQKKKRMESIFSKTLLDEINNRISKKESIIILQNRRGFATQVYCNDCGEVILCPDCSVSMVHHINKNILKCHYCGIELPVPKACPVCGSLSLKFFGTGTQRVEDELAFYFPELKIERVDSDAIDKKGKLGEILNSFRKGEINMLVGTQMVSKGLDFSNVTLVGVISAETTLWLPDFRADERTFQLLTQVAGRAGRSEKQGEVIIQTQNSKNFVLQKVIQNDYKGFYEKEIQLRQKGEYPPFTRLGLIEIKDQNENRAKAAITEFASYLKKYEKGLKISPPTEAVIYKLKGFYRYQILIKSFKKTDPSGKLLRNAILNSYIEFNQKSKFKDVKLIIDIDPQSII
- a CDS encoding SUMF1/EgtB/PvdO family nonheme iron enzyme — protein: MKRIILLTIASSLFFLSCSKKESSPTETLINTQLTGIVSDLYGNPIEGVKITTEPETFVSITNQYGKFEFNNINAGIYKIFAEKDGYLKNTTTAIVKYNDTTTIQITLKMLISISGKVIDENSSEGIEGASIQIENYTKKITTGSGGIFHFDNVPSGNNIFLVIKEGYSIKKEVIFLDPQKTSGYEIKMNKLTELQMIYVAGGNFIMGDTFGDGNFNEKPAHNVSLNSFYISKYEITQRNWLETMGNNPSKFWNEENPVESISWNDAIEFCNQRSFLEGLQQCYKYEEGKIVCDFNANGYRLPTEAEWEFAARGGLLSGNTKYSGSSNISDVAWYYNNSGNSPHPVGLKIPNELGIHDMSGNVWEFCWDYYDENYYSNSPSTNPAGPSSGTSHILRGGSWTDDAFFNRVYYRNYYEVFARGSNVGLRVVRSGK
- a CDS encoding NYN domain-containing protein — translated: MNHYIIDGNNLIGSIPELNEQHKKDKLRSREDLVVILNNYFSNKKFTVSLHFDGFENIPLRLVKGKIYYSKNRQADELIRKEIDNAKSKRLLTIITSDLSLQEYAKVNGCNYMTSKEFYNMINNNDIIDEEERRIQELKNLNEEFRNMFCKE
- a CDS encoding YybH family protein, whose product is MKYFSLLLIILFISGCTKEVPETEKRISKTVEEEAIQKLIEHFYTAYNSGDIETAVTLIDEHYKGMAPDSEDVNGVDNLTNELYQFKNEYPEGKWEIKIEELTVENNLAYVIINGSFLMPDPIEKKMNPIYSERSIKILKKEKNEGWKIYRSISLPTFTYN